Below is a window of Brachyspira hampsonii DNA.
TTTTAATGATAAGAAATTTTATTTTAATATTAAGTTTTACTATAATAATGTTTATAAGCTCCTGTAATACAACATCACAATCAATAAATATATCTACAAGTACTTTAAATGGAAAAACTTTTCAGCTTAGCAATATGTTTGAAGGAAGAGGCATTACAATATCATTCTACAATGAAGAATTTTATGGATACAGCGGATTCAATACTTATTTAGGTAAATATGAAATGCGCAGAGGTAATATGATAATATTTACTGATATGGTAGTTACCAAAATGGGCGGT
It encodes the following:
- a CDS encoding META domain-containing protein; this translates as MIRNFILILSFTIIMFISSCNTTSQSINISTSTLNGKTFQLSNMFEGRGITISFYNEEFYGYSGFNTYLGKYEMRRGNMIIFTDMVVTKMGGTSEAVEEEKKYIELLSKASSIELTSNNLTITTLDNEILIFKRIK